A single genomic interval of Candidatus Auribacterota bacterium harbors:
- a CDS encoding PQQ-binding-like beta-propeller repeat protein, with product MQHSIPRCRLTVLALTALCIILHYTYPASGWWPMFHNDAQRTGKSSAVGPLSPVLKWSYRAGSEISSSPALSSVGAVYVGAGDNRFYSVDSGGTLLWSYAAAEPISSAPAVGADTVWVGSDDNRLYCAVDLTGLLSWSYETGGDISSSPALSGTDTVY from the coding sequence ATGCAACACTCAATTCCTCGCTGCCGATTGACTGTCCTCGCACTCACTGCTTTGTGCATCATTCTCCATTACACCTATCCCGCCAGCGGCTGGTGGCCGATGTTCCATAATGACGCGCAGCGCACGGGTAAGAGCTCCGCCGTAGGCCCTCTCAGCCCTGTGCTGAAGTGGAGTTATCGAGCGGGCAGTGAGATTTCCTCTTCTCCGGCGTTGAGTTCTGTGGGTGCCGTCTATGTGGGCGCCGGGGACAACCGATTCTATAGCGTTGACTCGGGGGGGACCTTGCTCTGGAGCTACGCTGCCGCTGAGCCTATTTCATCGGCGCCGGCAGTGGGTGCCGACACGGTATGGGTGGGCTCTGATGACAACCGCCTCTACTGCGCGGTTGATCTGACCGGCCTGCTCTCGTGGAGCTATGAGACCGGCGGTGATATATCTTCCTCCCCGGCGCTGAGTGGAACCGACACGGTGTACG